A single window of Leptolyngbya ohadii IS1 DNA harbors:
- a CDS encoding DUF6825 family protein, whose product MNNPLTHAFFIGRAFAEALGEQVEHTVTNTLSELGKFDAEQRERLRQFTEDVMERARRAEEMATQGSTGSATTSYSASRKADDVQEMVDNLRAETAQLRAELQQYRNQSSQ is encoded by the coding sequence ATGAACAATCCACTGACTCACGCCTTCTTTATTGGTCGCGCTTTTGCTGAGGCACTGGGCGAACAGGTTGAACATACCGTTACCAACACCTTGAGCGAACTCGGTAAGTTTGATGCAGAGCAACGGGAACGACTGCGGCAGTTCACCGAAGATGTAATGGAACGGGCACGCCGCGCTGAAGAAATGGCAACCCAGGGATCGACGGGTTCCGCCACCACTTCTTATTCCGCCTCGCGCAAGGCAGACGATGTTCAGGAAATGGTCGATAACCTGCGGGCAGAAACCGCTCAGCTTCGAGCAGAGCTTCAGCAGTATCGCAACCAGTCTTCCCAGTAA
- a CDS encoding DUF58 domain-containing protein: MKFFRQITNWLETHWVTPTYSGWLLLGLSLFFFGAATNTMSGWLYVMSGVMFALLVIGAILPERSLQGIRIRRQPITSVHAGDVLTIELAIENQTRQPKTLIQLQDNLPKELGQPSRTAIEQIPPQGSFFWRYECPAPQRGIYRWQTIDRRTAAPLGLFWCRRSQKVKSVAIVYPTVLPLSNCPIVNALGQDSNTQLINAYQTQNANQDLTRTLRPYRWGDSMRLIHWRTSARYGELRVRELETYTGGQEIIVALDNGVTWEPEAFEQAVVAAASLYCYVLRHQMRVSLWTTLGQVSGEQTVLELLADIQSHQTGESDRAPMPAALRDRPQQPILWLTQNTGSLSDLPSGSRWILWQRSDDRNALSDSGNRGLVIASDDSVAEMSLEKSLQVQLQQAIG; this comes from the coding sequence ATGAAATTCTTTCGGCAGATCACGAACTGGCTGGAAACCCACTGGGTCACGCCCACCTATAGCGGCTGGCTTCTGCTGGGGCTATCGCTGTTCTTTTTTGGAGCGGCAACAAATACGATGTCCGGCTGGCTCTACGTGATGAGCGGGGTGATGTTTGCGCTGCTGGTGATTGGCGCAATTTTGCCGGAACGATCGCTGCAAGGAATTCGGATTCGCCGACAGCCAATTACTTCAGTTCATGCCGGAGATGTTTTAACGATCGAGCTAGCGATCGAAAATCAGACTCGTCAGCCGAAAACGCTGATTCAGCTTCAGGACAATCTGCCAAAGGAACTCGGTCAGCCCAGCCGAACGGCGATCGAGCAGATTCCGCCCCAGGGGAGCTTTTTCTGGCGATACGAATGTCCGGCTCCGCAGCGGGGGATTTATCGGTGGCAGACGATCGATCGACGCACAGCGGCTCCGCTTGGGCTGTTCTGGTGTCGGCGCAGTCAAAAGGTGAAATCAGTGGCGATCGTGTATCCGACCGTGCTGCCGCTGAGCAATTGTCCGATCGTGAATGCGCTGGGGCAGGACAGCAATACCCAATTGATTAACGCCTATCAGACCCAGAATGCCAACCAGGACTTAACCCGCACCCTGCGCCCCTACCGATGGGGTGACTCCATGCGGCTGATCCACTGGCGCACCAGTGCCCGCTATGGCGAACTGCGCGTCCGCGAACTGGAAACCTACACGGGCGGACAGGAAATTATTGTGGCGCTAGATAACGGCGTGACTTGGGAGCCAGAAGCTTTTGAACAGGCAGTCGTGGCAGCCGCCTCGCTCTATTGCTATGTCCTGCGCCATCAGATGCGCGTTAGCCTGTGGACGACTCTGGGACAGGTGAGCGGCGAACAAACGGTGCTGGAACTGCTGGCAGATATTCAGTCTCATCAGACCGGGGAAAGCGACCGGGCACCGATGCCCGCAGCCCTGCGGGATCGTCCCCAGCAGCCGATCCTGTGGCTCACCCAGAATACTGGCTCATTAAGTGATTTGCCTTCGGGAAGCCGATGGATTCTCTGGCAGCGATCGGACGATCGAAACGCTCTGTCGGATTCGGGCAATCGGGGGTTAGTCATCGCGTCCGATGATTCTGTGGCAGAAATGAGTTTGGAGAAGTCGCTTCAGGTGCAGCTACAGCAGGCGATCGGGTAA